A section of the Primulina eburnea isolate SZY01 chromosome 1, ASM2296580v1, whole genome shotgun sequence genome encodes:
- the LOC140813684 gene encoding uncharacterized protein has translation MKCKKHQYDPSSNVGVCASCLRERLVAVIAAQIQAQRETLFQQGQQGCRKSDAQLPPFVFPRSVSPYVSHRKSDSAATWQIQGNHRIFYSTPQVGPNGFVAVAVAVEKDKKSNKGRFSSVLNGLFRSKSDKTSLETGPVSNRGVSVDSCAASRSWFSPIVPGRRKNQVQTFSVEEYSNRAYRISDRGMSPSNVEDDEHCREGPSGYSSESSQAWKQTPRRTPATRRCKGRMAAQNRNASGLAFCLSPLVRPSPNRKWSQKVAPPDMTLGGEVRGPPKPHLSTAPSFCKNRSWEACRFR, from the coding sequence atgaagtGCAAGAAACATCAGTATGACCCGAGTAGCAACGTCGGGGTATGCGCCTCCTGTCTCCGGGAACGCCTCGTCGCAGTTATTGCGGCCCAGATTCAAGCTCAGAGAGAAACCCTTTTTCAACAGGGTCAGCAAGGTTGCCGGAAATCGGATGCCCAACTACCTCCATTTGTCTTCCCTAGATCGGTTTCTCCTTATGTTTCGCACCGGAAGTCCGATTCTGCAGCCACGTGGCAGATTCAAGGCAACCATCGAATATTCTATAGTACGCCCCAGGTGGGTCCTAATGGGTTCGTAGCGGTGGCAGTCGCAGTAGAGAAGGACAAGAAGAGTAACAAGGGGAGATTTTCTTCGGTTTTAAACGGGCTTTTCAGATCGAAATCGGACAAGACGAGTTTGGAAACGGGCCCGGTATCCAACCGTGGCGTGTCGGTCGATTCGTGCGCGGCTTCTCGATCTTGGTTTTCCCCGATTGTTCCCGGTCGCCGGAAAAATCAGGTCCAGACCTTTTCTGTAGAAGAATACTCGAACAGAGCCTACCGGATCTCCGAccgaggaatgtctccctccaacGTGGAGGACGACGAGCATTGCCGCGAAGGACCGAGCGGATACTCGTCGGAGTCTTCTCAGGCGTGGAAGCAGACACCGAGGAGGACACCAGCTACGCGGCGCTGTAAAGGTAGGATGGCGGCGCAAAACAGGAATGCGTCGGGTTTGGCATTTTGTCTAAGCCCCTTGGTTCGGCCCAGCCCGAACCGGAAATGGAGCCAGAAGGTGGCTCCGCCGGATATGACGCTGGGCGGAGAGGTGAGAGGCCCGCCGAAGCCACACCTCTCCACAGCGCCGTCGTTTTGCAAGAATCGTTCCTGGGAAGCTTGCCGATTTCGGTGA